The genomic region AAACGATGGGACAAACGTCATCCAGTGGCCGGTTTTGCCATCCGGTGACCTGCACCATGACGGCATCAGTTACCTTTGAGACCCGCGCTGGCGAGACATCGGCGTCATACGGCTCTTTGAATGCGGCCGCTATCTCGCCGGTGGTCATCCCTTTGGCGTACAACGATAAGATCGGGTTATCCATCCCGGTGCTCCGGGTCTGGTTTTTCTTCACCCGTTGCGGTTCAAAGGAGCCATCACGATCGCGCGGTATACGCAGCTCCGGCGAGCCATCGCCGGTGATAACCGTCTTTTGGGTGTGGACGTTGCAGGCGTTGGTCGCCGGTCTGGGCTGATTTTTATCGTCGCCGGGGGGACGGGTCATTTCGGCGTTGAGCGCCGCCCCGACACTGATTTTTTTCAGCAGGCGCTCAAACTGACTGAGATCGTCAGGAGTTTTGAGATTTTTGGCCAGTTCGTTAGCCAGGGCCTGCGACTGTTTTTCGTCCATAAATTAACCTGCTTTTGATGCTGGATTGAACATATCAAAATCAGGCAATTACACAAATCTATGTACTGGCTCTTACTGCCAAATTTTAACCCTCTCCTGAGGCACTGCCATCAGGTTCAGCTCTGCCTCCTTGTTACTGATTTTGAGTCTTACACTACAGAGGGTGACTTCTTCTGAGGCTGTTGACGCATCCTCATGAGGTAAAGTCATCACTACCTTTCGGGAAATCAGCTTTACAGTAAATCCCTAAGAAGGGCATTCGACGTCTTCTGGCTAAGTTCCTGGCCTTTCATCTGTAGTGACACACTGAATTTGGCCACCTGAGTTGAGGTGATATGCTCACCTCAAAATTTCACAGGTGAACCAATGAGCAAGGTATTTACTGCTGAATTTAAACTTGAAGCGGCAAAGCGGGGCCTCGACCAGCACTACACACACGGTGAAGCTGCTAAGGCGATGAATGTCAGTCTTTCTGCCATCAACCGGTGGGTAAAATCGTTACGTCTGCAGCGTCAGGGAAAAAAACATCGGGGCTGCCTGTCACTCCTGAGCAAACTGAACTCAGGGAAATGAGAAAACGTATACAGCGCCTTGAAATGGAAAACGAAATCCTAAAAAAGGCTACAGCGCTCTTGATGTCGGACTCCCTCAACAGTTCTCGATAATCGACAGTCTGAGGGCGCATTACCCGGTTGCCTCATTGTGCCGACTGTTCGGTGTTCACCGCAGCAGTTATCGCTACACACGTAAAAACAGTACTGAGCCTGATGCTGACCGTGCCGTTAAACGCCGTCTGGTCAGCGAGGTCTGGAACGCCAGTGGGGGTTCCGCCTGTGCCAGAAGTATCGCCACGATGGTCACGACAAAGGGCGTACAACTCGGTCGATGGCTGGCTGGTCGACTGATGAAAGAGCTGGGTATCACCAGTTGTCAGATACCGGGGCATAAATACAAACGTGGGGGCAATGAGCATGTTGAAATCCCGAATCTTCTTGCCCGGCAGTTTGCAGTGACAGAACCGAATCAGGTCTGGTGCGGTGATGTGACCTACATCTGGACGGGCAAACGGTGGGCTTATCTGGCCGTGGTGCTGGCTCTGTTTGCCCGTAAACCGGTGGGCTGGGCGCTGTCGTACTCACCAGACTCAGACCTCACTATAAAAGCACTTCAGATGGCATGGGAGCTACGGGGGCGGCCATCAGGCGTGATGTTCCACAGTGTTCAGGGGAGTCATTATACCAGTCGTCAGTACCGACAGATGCTGTGGGGCTACCGGAGCACACAGAGCATGAGTCGCCGGGGAAACTGCCGGGATAACAGTCCGATGGAGCGGTTCTTCCGTAGACTGAAGAGTGAATGGGTACCAACGACGGGCTACGAAAGCTTAGGGGAAGCACGGTTATCGATAATCCGATATATCACGGGGTACTACAGTGCTCTCAGGCCTCACTGGAATAACGGCGGCTTAACGCCAAATGAATCAGAGCGGCTGTTCCACGAACGTAGCGCCCTTACAGGGCGAGCGTCACGGCTTTGCCGTTCCGATAGTGTTCATGGCCGTCACGCGGCTTTATACTCTGCGGTATGTTAATTTGTACTAGCTCAGACCTGATCTGACAGTTACCGGTTATTTATACAGGTGTCTGTCAGATTACATCTGGTTCAGATTTTTTTCTGCCCAGACTCGTTTACCATCAAGTAACGTGGCCATTGGCGTACGCCCGCAGCACATTTTTCCCTGATGAGTTCGCTCATTATTGTAATGCCACAACCCGTTGTCCAGATCCGTTTGCAGGCTCTCCAGGTCTTCGTATAACTTCTTACGGAACGTAACCTGATAAAAATCCTGCAAAATAGTTTTATGGAAGCGCTCGCAGATGCCGTTCGTCTGCGGAGACATCGCCTTCGTTTTTGTATGGTCGATATCGTTGATGGCCAGATACAGCTGGTAATCATGCTGCTCCACCTTACCACAGTACTCCGTTCCCCTGTCGGTCAGGATCCTCAGCATCGGCAGTCCCTGAGCCTCGTAGAACGGCAGTACGCGATCATTGAGCAGGTCTGCGGCGGTGATCGGCGTTTTACTCGTATACAGCTTGCAGTGTGCCACTTTCGAGTACGTATCCACGAACGTCTGCTGGTAGATACGACCCACACCTTTCAGATTGCCCACGTAGAAGGTGTCCTGCGACCCGAGATAACCCGGGTGAGCAGTTTCGATTTCTCCGCTGGCCTCGTCATCGTGGGCCTTCTTCTCCAGCGCTGCGATTTGAGCGTCGGTAAGCACGATGCCTTCTCTGGCGACCTTTTCCTCAAGTGCCTTCAGGCGTTTACGGAAGTTCTCCAGGTCGTGCCGTTGCCAGATGGAGCGCACGCCGCTACCGGAGATAAACACGCCTTTTTTACGCAGCTCATTACTGGTCCGGTGTTGCCCGTGGGCCGGGAACTCAACGGCATATTCAACAACAGCGCGTTCAGTGGCTTCGTCGGCGCGGTTCTTCAGGTTGGGGACGCGGCGGTTCTGGTTAATCAGCGCATCGATGCCGCCTTCAGCAGCCAGTTCCTGATAACGGTAAAACGTGTCGCGTGACACGCCCATGATCTTGCAGGCTTTTGATACGTTACCGAGTTCTTCGGCGAGATTGAGCAGGCCGGCTTTGTGTTTGATGATGGGATTGTTAGTATGAATCATGAGAGTTACCTCGCGTTTTGTTTAAGGATTAGACACCCATATCAAAACCGGTAACTCTCAACCTTTCAAGGTCCAGTGTCAGATCAAGTCGCGACTAATACAGTTAATTTCTCAGGAAATCATTCACATTGCCCGTAGCAAAGCCCCCAGAAAGCGTAAACCCACGCCCTCGTCCCGACGCGCTATACCCGGATATCCTAAGCGTTTTCTGGTGTCCATTCCGCCCCGGAGCGATTATGACGACCCCGACGAGTTTTTTTACGACACTCCGCAGGATGCCATTCGTCACTGTGTCCACCTGGGGCCACAGTTTTTCCTCGATACACACTTCGACCCGCCTCTCGTCTGCATCATCCGCGGCTTTGAGCCGCCTGACTCACCCGACGGCGATGTCGTCCTTGAGTCCATGCCAGCCGATGTGTTTATTATCGCCACAGAATCCGGCATGCTGCCGGTGACCTTCGCTCCCTGGGATAAACACACCGACAACTGGGCCGATGACTGTGACGACTGGCACTATAATACCGGTGCCACTGCAGAGCGATAATCCGCCGCATGTATATCCCGCGCCCGGCAAAACTGCTGTTCACCACTGATGACGCCTGGAACCGGTATATGGATAAACACGGGGACACCCTCAGCCCCTGGACCGTACTCTGCGTCGAGCGCATGCTCGCCTGCGGCACTGCTGCCATGGGGGTGAAGCGATACTGCTGCGCCTCCCCGGACTGCACCCACACCCGCTTCTTCTGCCAGACCTGTAAATCAAAAGGCTGCAGCTCCTGCGGACATAAGGCCACGGAGCAGTGGATTACAGAGCAACAGCAAATTCTGCCCGACTGCGACTGGCAGCATATCACCTTCACCATGCCCCATCTGCTGTGGCCCTTTTTCAACAATAACTGGCCTCTGCTCAATGCCCTGTTCCGCGCAGCCACCCGCGCCATGCTCCGCTGGGCCAGAAAACAGGGTGTGGAAGTCGGTATCTTCTGCGCCCTGCACACCTACGGTCGCCAGCTCAACCAGCATCCCCACATTCATCTCTCCGTCACCCGCGGCGGGCTTGATATTAAACACGGCGTATGGCGCGACCTCTTCTTTAAAAAGCATGCCGTGGAGGAAATCTGGCGCGGAGCCGTCATCCGGCTGCTGCGCCACAGCTATGACCTGATTAACCCCGGCAGGCTGCCGGGGCTGGGGCATATCCACGACAAAAAACAGTGGCTGCGCTATCTGCAGGCGCAGTACGGGCGCCGCTGGAAGGTCCACTTCGCGAAGAAGACCCGGGGGGCCTGGCGGAGCGTCAAATATCTGGGCCGGTACCTGAAACGGCCCCCCGTGTCGGCGGCGAAGCTGAGGCACTACAGCGGCGGCGCGGTGGTGCACCACTATTACGACCACCGTACGCAGCAGTACCGGCAGCAGACGCTGACGCAGGAAGATATGATCGGACGTTATATCAGCCATATCCCGGCGAAGCATTTTAAGATGGTGCGTTATTACGGTTTTTTATCAAACCGTAAACGGGGTAGCCTGCTGCCGAAGGTGTATGAAGCCCTGGAGATGGAAGCGCGGAAAAAACCGGAGAAGCCCGGCTTCGCCGCGCTGATGAAAGAATTTCTGCGCACGGATCCGTACAAATGCATTCTGTGCGGCAACCGACTGCGCTTCAGCAGTGCGCAGGCCGGGAGGCACGCGTCGGAGTTGGTGGCAGAAAGACTGCATAACATCGACCGGAAACGATGGCTTCTGGCACAGACTGCGGGATAAGTGCGTCTGAAAAACAGCTTTCAGGTTAAAAACGCGCCGCAAATGCCATTTTATGACCATAACGTTCCCGATGGCACATCATTACTGCATTACAGACACTGCTGCTCATGGTCAGGAAATTTTTAAAACGATGATTCAGTTTCCTAACCATGAACGCCGATTACGGCGGCGGATCTACTGAATGACCGTGTGTTGCCGTTTTATGAGTTTCATGGTTTGCCGATGCCGAGGATACTCACTGACAGAGGCACAGAGTACTGTGGCAAAGTGGAGCAGCATGACTACCCGCTTTATCTGGCAATAAATGATATCGACCACACGAAAACCAAAGCGATGTCACCGCAGACCAACGGTACCTGCGAGCGGTTCCACCGGACGATATTGCAGGCGTTTTATCAGGTGACGTTCCGCAAAAAACTGTATGGCGCTCTCGACGCACTACAATCAGGTCTTGATGAATGGTTGGCTCACTATAATAATGAGCGACCCCATCAGGGGAAAATGTGCTGTGGGCGAACGCCAATGGAAACATTACTTGATGGAAAGCGCATCCGGGCTGAGAAGAATTTAAGCCAGATGTAATCTGACAGATACCTGTATAAATAACCGGTAACTGTCAGATCAGGTCTGAGCTAGTACACGTAATAAAAACTCCATTTACCAGCAGAAATCAGGCGCTCAACTCACAGTCATCGGCAACTAAACTCAATTTAAATAACCTGTTTTCGCTAAAATTTTTGCCAGAATGGTTAAAGACGATGCTTCTTTGAGCGAACGAACAAATTTAACGAGATTATAACTAAATTTTATTCTCTTTAGAAAAAACTTTGTGTAATACTTGTAACGCTACATGGAGATTAACTCAATCTAGAGGGTATAAATAATGAATCGTACTAAACTGGTACTGGGCGCAGTGATACTGGGTTCAACTCTGCTGGCTGGTTGCTCAAGCAATGCTAAAATCGACCAGCTGTCTACCGACGTTCAGACTCTGAACGCGAAAGTTGACCAGCTGAGCAACGATGTGAACGCAATCCGTTCTGACGTTCAGGCTGCTAAAGATGACGCAGCTCGTGCTAACCAGCGTCTGGACAACCAGGCTCACTCTTACCGTAAGTAAGAGCTCTGATACTGAAAATGGCGCGCATTGTGCGCCATTTTTTACTCCTGTTCCCTCAGTTCTCTCTGCACATGCCCCTTTGCCAGCCTTACTCAGCCTCTCCGCTACGTATCAGAACTCTCCAGACCATTTTTAACTGTTATCACATTAGCAAAGATGACTGTGATAAAGCACTTAAGGCCGCCTGCGGGTAAACAGAAACGATAAAGATGAATTACTTACCCCGTGCCACTGAAATACCCATTTTAGTACCACTCAAGTATTGATACTTCGGCTGAACGTTCACTTTCGAGCTCTGCATGCTCAGGAGTCATTCGCACTTGCCCTGCTGTACTCGTTCAGTCATTTCCCGGCGACCTCGTATTTAAAACGCTTGTGGGAACCGCCACGCGGAAAGCATTGAACTGTTGCTAAAACACACTGAAAGTCGATCACATAAGTAAGCGGTCAGCTCGTACCGTATTGATGTTTATGCTGATGTCAGATCAACATTCCATGGGAGAAGTTCTTCAACACGGTTAGATGGCTAGTCTGGTAACACACCCAGTACATGACGCAACCAGGCTTCAGGATCTACGCCATTCAGCTTGCAGGTACCCAGCAGACTGTACAGCATGGCTCCTCGTTCACCACCTCGCGCCGAACCGAAGAACATCCAGTTTTTTCTGCCAACCGCGACGGCTCTGATGGCACGCTCTGCAGCATTATTGTCTATTTCCACATGTCCGTCGTGGCAGTAGCAACACAACGCATCCCAGTGGTTTTCTATATACGCGAACGCTTTGCTCAACCGTGATTTTTTCGACAGCGTCTTTTGTTTTTCATCTATCAGCGCTTTCAGCGACATCATTAGCGGCAGGTTTTTCTCCTGTCTGACTGCCTTCCGCCATTCTGCTCTTTGTCCGCGTATTTCTGCTTCTGTTGCATACAGCGCTCTGATTAGCGCCAGAGCCTGTATCAGCGTCAGGTTTTTCCGGGCATTTATCCAGATGTCATAGATCTTTCTACGGGCATGGGGCCATGCAACCCGCTCTTTTCAGAGGCGGGCCATTTTCTCTTTGCGTGGTGAACTGACTGTTGTATGCCGCATATCCATCAACCTGGAGCACCTTCCCCCCGAACCCGGCGAGATGCTCTTCAGCGTATTTGCCGTTACGCCCTACACTCCAGGCGAACCAGACCGCCGATGGTGAGTGAGTTCCGAAGAGGCGTTCATCCCTGACATACGCCCAGATGTGGCTCCTTTCTGTTTTTGTTTTTCCGGGTGACTGTACCTGTACCGGCATTTCGTCTGCATGAAGCGACCAGGCCCCCATAATATAGTTGTATAACGCTTCATCCAGCGGTTCGGGCAGACGACAGCTGGCTTCAACCCAGCCAGAGAGGAGTGAGCGGCTGAGCTGGCTCCCCTGGCGGGCTAACATCTCTGACAGCCAGTTCAGTGGCAGATGATCACAGTATTTTGAGATTAACATCCAGGCCAGCAGGCCTTTCCCGGCGATCCGCGCTCGATGGGGTGTGATGGTGCCGCTGCCTGCACGATACAGTCACACTTCATACAGACATATTTTTCGCGGATCGTACGGATAACTTTCAGTGCGGCACTCAGCATTTCCAGTTGCTCTGCACTGTCTTCTCCCAGACAGGCAAGACGCCCGCCACACTCAGGGCAACATTCATCCGGTGAGGACAACCTTTTTATTTCACGGGTAAGATGCTCCGGGAACGGTCTGAGCTGACGGGGAGTCGTGGATCATTCTCTCGCTCCACCTGTTCATCATTTTTCTGCACCAGAGAATCCAGCTTACTTTCAAGATCGGTTTTCTGTTGCTGTAGCTTCTCTGACCGGCTTCCGAACAACATCCGGCTGAGTTTATCCAGCTGTGAGCGAAGTTCTTCCGCCTCCTGCTCGTGCTCTGTCGCTTTGTTTTCTGCCTGTTTCAGGGCGTAGCGTAGCTCAGCCTCTGTTTTGCTGTTGAGGCTGAGCTGGATATTCTGTTGCCTGATAAGTGCTTCCAGCTCGGCAATATGGATTAGAGGATCCTGATGCATACTCATATTTATAATATGGGTATCTTTTTTACAACATGTTCAGCAGGTTAGTGCGTTTCTGACGAACGGGTTGTCGCCAGTCGAACCGCTCAGGCAGAAGAGCCAGCTGGCTGCGGGTAAGTGATATTTTTCCGTCCTGAGCTGAAGTCCAGACAAAGTGACCCTCTTCCAGGCGTTTGGTATACAGGTTCATCCCGTCGTGGTCGGCCCAGAGCACTTTCACCATATCGCCTTTACGCCCCCGGAAGATGAAGATGTGACCTGAGTGAGGATTTTCATCCAGAACACTTTGTATCTGTTCACCAGGGCCATTGAAGCTTCGTCGCATATCGGTTACACCAGCGACCAGCCAGATACGCATATCAGAAGGAACATTCGCCTGTTAAACCATTAATATCGATGACCACCCGATGTACTCAGGGCCAGTCATTGATGCCCTGCTTCTTCGCGCTATGGCCTCTGGCTCATGACCACACTGTGCATTTATTTGAACACGGAAAAGTTGTCGACGTTTTTGACACATCCCGGTTGTTCTTTCTCCGCGTGCGCCACCACCAGTATTGATACGGCAGGAATTCTTGATATTGTCGGCCAGAATGCACCGGGCGGCTGAAAACCGACACTTTTTTATAACCGTGAAGGAATATTCAGTGAGGAAAAGGATATGAGGATGAAGGATACGCAAAAAGTGCAGCCACTTCTCACCCACAGGGCAGGAAGTGGAGTAATTTAGTTTTCGATGACGGCCTGCGCTTTCTGGCGAATGGCGCGTATCATCGCTTCAAGTCCCTGTGAACGTGACGGTGTCAGATGCTGAACCAGGGCCAGTTGTTCAAACCACGGGCGAACATCAAAAGTAAGAATTTCGTCCGCGGTCATCTGTTGGTATAAGACAAAAACAACGGCAATAAGGCCCTTAACGATAGCAGCATCGCTGTCACCATTAAGTATCACCCGATGATTCTCATCGATGGTCATCAGGATCCAGACCTGGCTCTGGCAACCAGAAATGATGTTTTCATCGGTGTGTGCCCATTCAGGCAGTTCGGGTAAGAGTGCACCCAGTTCAATCACATACAGATACTTTTCTTCCCAGTCAGCGCAACGGCCAAAGTTGCGTACCAGTTTTTCTCTATCTGGCAGGCTTGCCATACTTTCTCCCTTGCTGCTGAGTTCAGCCCAGCAGGCGATGTATACGTGTCAGACCAGCCACCAGGCGGTCGACCTCTTCCTCGCTATTATACAAAACAAACGAGGCCCGACACATTGTCGACACGCCATAGTGGTTCATCAACGGCATGGCGCAATGGTGCCCGGTACGAATGGCAATACCATAGCGATCCAGGAAGCTGCCAACATCATAGGCGTGGTGCTGGCCCAGATTGAATGCAATCACCCCGGCCCGTTCACGTGGCCCATAAATCTGCAAATCTGGCACCCGGGAGAGCTTATCCATGGCATAACGCATTAATACCTGTTCGCGCTGCTGGATGACATCAAGGCCGAGTTCACTGACCCAGCGGAGCGCCGCACCCAGTCCGATAATGCCTCCGGTATTTGGTGAACCTGCTTCAAAACGCCAGGGGGCTGCTGCATAGGTGGTTCCTTCTGTCAGGCTAACGCAAGCAATCATTGATCCACCTCCTTCCCAGGGTGGCATCTGATCCAATAACGCTTTACGTCCGTACAAAATGCCAATGCCAGACGGACCATAAATTTTATGTCCTGAAAAGACATAAAAATCGCAGCCCAGCGACTGCACATCAACCTGTTCATGCATCACCGCCTGAGCACCATCAATTAGGGTGACGATGCCCGCCGCTTTTGCAC from Erwinia tracheiphila harbors:
- the sufS gene encoding cysteine desulfurase SufS, with the protein product MSFDLARIRDDFPVLAREVNGQPLAYLDSAASAQKPLAVIEAESHFYQHGYAAVHRGIHTLSGEATTEMENVRVQAAAFLNAASAEEIVFAKGTTEAINLVASSWGGSQLQPGDNILITAMEHHANIVPWQMVAQRIGAEVRFIPLSETGELDLSSLPSLIDSRTRMLAVTHVSNVLGTVNPVKELIACAKAAGIVTLIDGAQAVMHEQVDVQSLGCDFYVFSGHKIYGPSGIGILYGRKALLDQMPPWEGGGSMIACVSLTEGTTYAAAPWRFEAGSPNTGGIIGLGAALRWVSELGLDVIQQREQVLMRYAMDKLSRVPDLQIYGPRERAGVIAFNLGQHHAYDVGSFLDRYGIAIRTGHHCAMPLMNHYGVSTMCRASFVLYNSEEEVDRLVAGLTRIHRLLG
- a CDS encoding IS91 family transposase, with the translated sequence MYIPRPAKLLFTTDDAWNRYMDKHGDTLSPWTVLCVERMLACGTAAMGVKRYCCASPDCTHTRFFCQTCKSKGCSSCGHKATEQWITEQQQILPDCDWQHITFTMPHLLWPFFNNNWPLLNALFRAATRAMLRWARKQGVEVGIFCALHTYGRQLNQHPHIHLSVTRGGLDIKHGVWRDLFFKKHAVEEIWRGAVIRLLRHSYDLINPGRLPGLGHIHDKKQWLRYLQAQYGRRWKVHFAKKTRGAWRSVKYLGRYLKRPPVSAAKLRHYSGGAVVHHYYDHRTQQYRQQTLTQEDMIGRYISHIPAKHFKMVRYYGFLSNRKRGSLLPKVYEALEMEARKKPEKPGFAALMKEFLRTDPYKCILCGNRLRFSSAQAGRHASELVAERLHNIDRKRWLLAQTAG
- the tnpB gene encoding IS66 family insertion sequence element accessory protein TnpB (TnpB, as the term is used for proteins encoded by IS66 family insertion elements, is considered an accessory protein, since TnpC, encoded by a neighboring gene, is a DDE family transposase.), with amino-acid sequence MRIWLVAGVTDMRRSFNGPGEQIQSVLDENPHSGHIFIFRGRKGDMVKVLWADHDGMNLYTKRLEEGHFVWTSAQDGKISLTRSQLALLPERFDWRQPVRQKRTNLLNML
- a CDS encoding major outer membrane lipoprotein — its product is MNRTKLVLGAVILGSTLLAGCSSNAKIDQLSTDVQTLNAKVDQLSNDVNAIRSDVQAAKDDAARANQRLDNQAHSYRK
- the sufE gene encoding cysteine desulfuration protein SufE; amino-acid sequence: MASLPDREKLVRNFGRCADWEEKYLYVIELGALLPELPEWAHTDENIISGCQSQVWILMTIDENHRVILNGDSDAAIVKGLIAVVFVLYQQMTADEILTFDVRPWFEQLALVQHLTPSRSQGLEAMIRAIRQKAQAVIEN
- a CDS encoding IS481 family transposase gives rise to the protein MIHTNNPIIKHKAGLLNLAEELGNVSKACKIMGVSRDTFYRYQELAAEGGIDALINQNRRVPNLKNRADEATERAVVEYAVEFPAHGQHRTSNELRKKGVFISGSGVRSIWQRHDLENFRKRLKALEEKVAREGIVLTDAQIAALEKKAHDDEASGEIETAHPGYLGSQDTFYVGNLKGVGRIYQQTFVDTYSKVAHCKLYTSKTPITAADLLNDRVLPFYEAQGLPMLRILTDRGTEYCGKVEQHDYQLYLAINDIDHTKTKAMSPQTNGICERFHKTILQDFYQVTFRKKLYEDLESLQTDLDNGLWHYNNERTHQGKMCCGRTPMATLLDGKRVWAEKNLNQM